A single window of Archangium gephyra DNA harbors:
- a CDS encoding ATP-binding protein — translation MNEPAVQSQERPHPDNAPEVSVRTTSALVLYFERRYGPSKLAEVFRRHPFSLSLDYLRTATNFISLPFLEKLADVLVAESGDSQFMRKAGLSMAGPEALGFAYYMVRAFGSLEICFRKTVELSSSYNRVGSFEIEKLERGRLVLSYRSSVPEKSRHICELRMGQFASFPTIWGLPPADVSESQCQVQGADCCRYHLRWMDPLPVWGRYTGLVLGALSGVGASMLGLGHPAFTVTSLSLAGVSLGSWIDLRREMGRKDEALNEQAHGMMGSLEELQQRYDEMFRINVALEDRVAARTRELTETNLRLEAALAKQTELDRLKSEFFDNVSHELRTPLTLILLTLDSLLQRGPEEFAPPVRQHLETMNRSAARLLRLINNLLDLTKLEAGKTKLRYEPLDLQGFISSLLVPFEVLADKKGVALELEGNAATPVHVDVVRLESVFQNLISNALKFTTQGSVTVRLREDEQWVHVEVIDTGVGIAAQDLSVIFDRFAQADSSGTRRFGGTGIGLALVKETLELHKGGIEVSSELGKGSNFHVRLPKGTEHVREDLREGNGEPTFRPTRRSADMTALVEPDGPGAIATPAVEALPLPAPDAEASPDAPRVLVVEDEPEIRAFLRQVLKPYYRLLEATNGEEGLKTAQKERPDLIVSDVMMPVMSGIQMLAALRSSPETVDTPIIMLTARQEVDAKVEGLSMGANDYLGKPFSPREMLARIEAQLRLRDAAVRAAENERLAATGLLTSGFAHEVRNPLNGLMNALLPLRESLTSGTPDTAMAVAMLDLIEECGQRIRGLAEGLLSFVRTSSKAVAVDLGASLDASVQALSWRLPPGLKVERDYQLPEPVWGDPGSLNQVWVNLLDNAVRAIGPDGVVKVATARDGEDAVVSIIDNGVGIKPEHMERLFQPFFSTRDAGEGTGLGLALCQRIVLRQGGRIRVFSELGKGTRVEVRLPLEANPDRILPPLMSEGKPVQPHWRT, via the coding sequence TTGAACGAACCCGCCGTGCAGAGCCAGGAGAGGCCCCATCCGGACAACGCGCCGGAGGTGAGCGTGCGCACCACGTCGGCGCTGGTGCTCTACTTCGAGCGGCGCTATGGGCCCTCCAAGCTCGCGGAGGTCTTCCGCCGGCACCCCTTCAGCCTGTCACTGGACTACCTGCGCACGGCCACCAACTTCATCTCGCTGCCCTTCCTGGAGAAGCTGGCGGACGTGCTGGTGGCCGAGTCGGGCGACAGCCAGTTCATGCGCAAGGCGGGCCTGTCCATGGCCGGCCCCGAGGCGCTCGGCTTCGCGTACTACATGGTGCGCGCCTTCGGCTCGTTGGAGATCTGCTTCCGCAAGACGGTGGAGCTCAGCTCCAGCTACAACCGGGTGGGCAGCTTCGAGATCGAGAAGCTCGAGCGCGGCCGCCTGGTGCTCTCCTACCGCAGCAGCGTGCCCGAGAAGAGCCGGCACATCTGCGAGCTGCGCATGGGCCAGTTCGCCTCGTTCCCCACCATCTGGGGCCTGCCGCCCGCCGACGTGAGCGAGAGCCAGTGCCAGGTGCAGGGCGCGGACTGCTGCCGCTACCACCTGCGGTGGATGGATCCGCTGCCCGTCTGGGGCCGCTACACGGGCCTGGTGCTGGGTGCGCTCAGCGGGGTGGGGGCCAGCATGCTGGGCCTGGGCCATCCCGCCTTCACCGTGACGTCCCTGTCGCTGGCCGGCGTGTCCCTGGGCAGCTGGATCGATCTGCGCCGGGAGATGGGCCGCAAGGACGAGGCGCTCAACGAGCAGGCCCACGGCATGATGGGCTCGCTCGAGGAGCTCCAGCAGCGCTACGACGAGATGTTCCGCATCAACGTCGCGCTGGAGGACCGGGTGGCCGCGCGCACGCGCGAGCTGACCGAGACCAACCTGCGGCTGGAGGCGGCGCTCGCCAAGCAGACGGAGCTGGACCGGCTCAAGAGCGAGTTCTTCGACAACGTGAGCCACGAGCTGCGCACGCCGCTCACGCTCATCCTCCTCACGCTGGACTCGCTGCTGCAGCGGGGCCCGGAGGAGTTCGCCCCTCCCGTGCGCCAGCACCTGGAGACGATGAACCGCAGCGCCGCGCGCCTGCTGCGCCTCATCAACAACCTGTTGGATTTGACGAAGCTGGAGGCGGGCAAGACGAAGCTGCGCTACGAGCCGTTGGATCTCCAGGGCTTCATCTCCTCGCTGCTGGTGCCCTTCGAGGTGCTGGCGGACAAGAAGGGCGTGGCGCTCGAGCTGGAGGGGAACGCGGCGACGCCGGTGCACGTGGACGTGGTGCGGCTGGAGAGCGTCTTCCAGAACCTCATCTCCAATGCCCTCAAGTTCACCACGCAGGGCAGTGTGACGGTGCGCCTGCGCGAGGACGAGCAGTGGGTGCACGTGGAGGTGATCGACACGGGCGTGGGCATCGCCGCGCAGGACCTGTCGGTCATCTTCGATCGCTTCGCCCAGGCGGACTCGAGCGGCACGCGGCGCTTTGGCGGCACGGGCATTGGCCTGGCGCTGGTGAAGGAGACGCTGGAGCTGCACAAGGGCGGCATCGAGGTGTCCAGCGAGCTGGGCAAGGGCTCCAACTTCCACGTGCGGCTGCCCAAGGGCACCGAGCACGTGCGCGAGGATCTGCGCGAGGGCAACGGGGAGCCGACGTTCCGGCCCACGCGCCGCTCGGCGGACATGACGGCGCTGGTGGAGCCGGACGGTCCTGGCGCCATCGCCACGCCGGCCGTGGAGGCGCTGCCGCTGCCCGCGCCGGACGCCGAGGCGAGCCCGGACGCGCCGCGCGTGCTGGTGGTGGAGGACGAGCCGGAGATCCGCGCCTTCCTGCGCCAGGTGCTCAAGCCCTACTACCGGCTGCTGGAGGCCACCAACGGCGAGGAGGGCCTGAAGACGGCGCAGAAGGAGCGGCCGGACCTCATCGTCTCGGACGTGATGATGCCGGTGATGTCGGGCATCCAGATGCTCGCGGCGCTGCGCAGCTCGCCGGAGACGGTGGACACGCCCATCATCATGCTCACCGCGCGCCAGGAGGTGGACGCCAAGGTGGAGGGCCTGTCCATGGGCGCCAACGACTACCTGGGCAAGCCCTTCTCGCCGCGGGAGATGCTGGCGCGCATCGAGGCGCAGCTGCGCCTGCGGGACGCGGCGGTGCGCGCGGCGGAGAACGAGCGGCTGGCGGCCACGGGCCTGCTCACCTCGGGCTTCGCCCACGAGGTGCGCAACCCCCTCAACGGCCTGATGAACGCGCTGCTGCCCCTGCGCGAGAGCCTCACCAGCGGCACGCCGGACACCGCCATGGCCGTGGCGATGTTGGATCTCATCGAGGAGTGCGGGCAGCGCATCCGCGGCCTGGCCGAGGGCCTGCTGTCCTTCGTGCGCACCAGCAGCAAGGCGGTGGCGGTGGACCTGGGCGCCTCGCTGGACGCCAGCGTGCAGGCGCTCTCGTGGCGGCTGCCGCCCGGCCTGAAGGTGGAGCGCGACTACCAGCTCCCCGAGCCGGTGTGGGGAGACCCCGGCTCGCTCAACCAGGTGTGGGTGAACCTGCTGGACAACGCGGTGCGCGCCATCGGGCCGGACGGCGTCGTGAAGGTGGCCACGGCACGCGATGGCGAGGACGCGGTGGTGTCCATCATCGACAACGGCGTGGGCATCAAGCCCGAGCACATGGAGCGGCTCTTCCAGCCCTTCTTCTCCACCCGGGACGCGGGCGAGGGGACGGGCCTGGGGCTGGCGCTCTGCCAGCGGATCGTCCTGCGCCAGGGCGGACGCATCCGCGTCTTCAGCGAGCTGGGCAAGGGCACGCGCGTGGAGGTGCGGCTGCCGCTGGAGGCCAACCCGGATCGGATCCTTCCGCCGCTGATGTCCGAGGGGAAGCCTGTGCAGCCGCATTGGCGCACGTAG